One segment of Pyxidicoccus trucidator DNA contains the following:
- a CDS encoding YcaO-like family protein — MLPFPPSPKLGPLSSRVVRAEETEARVLAIRARVPITRISDLTPLDPLRLPVFSAVTPLALDLTTHLGKGVDAVSARVSALMEAVERVSSERAPRGATRRGSFTRLSRAKSSRPIDPVTLHLPADTHYGPSKAFTWVDSQDLVSGERVLMAADLALTPPSEGLLWDVDTNGLASGNTLLEAVVHGLCEVIERDVQSQLDFATAFGDAGMPLPPLVAVDPASLPTEARGWLDRLTEAGLDARVQDATGDLGVATFRTVLADYDYPTAAGPVPMLFTGWGTAPHAEAALLRSITEAVQARLGFIQGARDSFNVRWEGSSATSRAHRLRELDPPRVEPFQRTPSFESQDLRDDLEFLLGRLRALGFNRVIVTDLTREDLGIPVVRVRVPGLSCFTVNQRRVDWRCLRHLL, encoded by the coding sequence ATGCTGCCGTTCCCGCCCAGCCCGAAACTCGGCCCGCTCTCGTCCCGGGTCGTCCGCGCCGAGGAAACGGAGGCCCGGGTGCTCGCCATCCGCGCGCGGGTTCCCATCACCCGAATCTCGGACCTGACGCCGCTCGACCCCCTCCGCCTTCCGGTGTTCTCGGCCGTCACCCCACTGGCCCTGGACCTGACCACGCACCTGGGCAAGGGCGTGGACGCGGTGAGCGCCCGGGTGAGCGCATTGATGGAGGCCGTGGAGCGGGTGTCATCGGAGCGCGCGCCCCGGGGTGCCACGCGACGTGGCAGCTTCACCCGACTCTCCCGCGCGAAGTCCTCACGGCCCATCGACCCGGTAACGCTCCACCTCCCCGCGGACACCCACTACGGGCCGAGCAAGGCGTTCACCTGGGTCGACAGCCAGGACCTCGTCTCCGGGGAGCGGGTGCTGATGGCGGCCGACCTCGCGCTCACCCCTCCCTCGGAAGGCCTCCTGTGGGACGTGGACACGAACGGCCTCGCCTCCGGCAACACCCTCCTGGAGGCCGTCGTGCATGGGCTGTGCGAGGTCATCGAGCGCGACGTCCAGAGCCAGCTCGACTTCGCGACCGCGTTCGGCGACGCCGGAATGCCACTGCCGCCACTCGTGGCCGTGGACCCCGCGAGCCTTCCCACCGAGGCCCGCGGGTGGCTGGACCGGCTGACGGAGGCAGGGCTCGATGCGCGGGTCCAGGATGCGACTGGAGACCTCGGGGTCGCCACCTTCCGGACGGTGCTCGCCGACTACGACTACCCGACGGCGGCGGGCCCCGTTCCCATGCTGTTCACCGGCTGGGGGACGGCACCCCATGCCGAGGCCGCGCTCCTACGCTCCATCACCGAGGCCGTGCAGGCGCGGCTCGGGTTCATCCAGGGCGCACGCGATTCGTTCAACGTCCGGTGGGAGGGCTCGAGCGCCACGAGCAGGGCCCACCGACTGCGGGAGCTGGACCCGCCCCGCGTGGAGCCCTTCCAGCGCACGCCCTCATTCGAGTCCCAGGACCTCCGCGACGACCTGGAGTTCCTCCTGGGGCGGCTTCGGGCCCTGGGGTTCAACCGGGTCATCGTGACGGACCTGACGCGCGAGGACCTCGGGATTCCCGTCGTGCGCGTACGCGTACCGGGACTCTCGTGCTTCACCGTCAACCAGCGCCGCGTGGACTGGCGCTGCCTGCGGCACCTCCTGTAG
- a CDS encoding serine/threonine-protein kinase PknK codes for MEPVRTGSTGSDRTGPDTELLTPGQRLGRYEVVERVGAGGMGVVYKARDTVRGHTVALKTLHRLEPGALLRLKNEFRYVANVTHRNLVSLHELMEADDKWFFTMEFIEGESLWSLLHRGAQAASSTLEPRSQSDATVTLTRGERASQDATVTSDRAPGQTPAPATSPTDVTVTHGKLTPDAVVAPPPGPALRVSQPVLPIDELRRIFGELALGIFALHASRKFHCDIKPRNVMVEKTGRVVLLDFGLASDRSEPSNGELAGTPAYISPEQLMGQPSSEATDWYAFGVMLYEALAGGQSFRRGKLREQAHQAPPPLEPSPLVPEDLRTLAMDLVQVEPARRPTGQEVLRRLGMTASVPSTSRAQPLVGREGPLASLLAAYDAMASGRTVVVHLHGPSGMGKTALVHGFAEGLGARRPGSVVLSGRCYERESVPYKGFDSLIDALTRYLRTLSPQAVKALAPQHLPELLRIFPVLRQVEAFSKVVPTVLEAGREQQELRLRAFRALKELLARLGSTTPLVLHLDDLQWGDADTARALSELQEAPGTPRLLLICGYRTGEGIAAGLLEAHRALAAAPGNALDLREVALAPLSEAEGRELAAALLGPNATDARASTLAHEARGNPFFIEALTQYVLEQGEAPLAQGGTPTLEQVVLARVGRLAPEPARLLSAVAVAGQPVQRGLAFRAAALDMDPHTPWTQLRASHLVTTHGPRDEDSAECYHDRIREAVYASLSPEALKANHLRLAELLEETGSAEPDRLARHFRSAGRPEKAGPYAAKAADRAASALAFERAAALYAEALECNPDDADLLEKQADALVNAGRGAEAAPLYVKAAALVRGDRAFDLRRRGTEQYLVSGLLEEGEALLKQLLKEVGLPYPSTTLLTLVGILFRSVQFVLFGKRVRNVAAGEVSPLLRRRVNVTWSAARGMAVQDMLRMGYFTVRNALLSAEAGDEVRTTYGLLGLAAVTLSQGTPSDVKRGTRFLEEGTRRVEALNNPAMTGFLKWIHGSAEMMAGNWRSADTILAEGIRILENEATGVISELDNLYSCRVYVLRMLGELPELAAIGNRWLRFAEQNQNRYASGWMHIHLAPTRVAEDAPAEALAKLEALANGWTDRRFTPHNLYAALESARCELYQGAPATAWERLKKVWPVAESHFLLGQMYFRIYALRVRAGTALAMAASRRAGREPFRAAARKDIQALEALRHRPDAQAEAQLLRATEAALDGKTADALRLLDGAEASFQRLEMPLHAASARRRRGQLTGGEAGARLIAEADAILRAAGIRDPARWVVMEVPGVPAT; via the coding sequence ATGGAACCGGTGAGGACAGGCAGCACGGGCTCGGACCGCACGGGGCCTGACACGGAGCTGCTCACACCAGGGCAGCGCCTGGGTCGGTACGAGGTGGTGGAGCGGGTGGGCGCCGGCGGCATGGGTGTCGTCTACAAGGCGCGGGACACCGTGCGCGGCCACACCGTGGCCCTCAAGACGCTCCATCGCCTGGAGCCGGGCGCCCTGCTGCGGCTCAAGAACGAGTTCCGCTACGTCGCCAACGTCACGCACCGCAACCTCGTCTCCCTCCACGAGCTGATGGAGGCGGACGACAAGTGGTTCTTCACCATGGAGTTCATCGAGGGCGAGAGCCTCTGGTCACTGCTTCACCGCGGCGCCCAGGCGGCGAGCTCCACCCTGGAGCCGCGCTCCCAGTCCGACGCCACCGTGACGCTCACCCGTGGCGAGAGGGCATCCCAGGACGCCACCGTGACGTCCGATCGCGCGCCGGGCCAGACGCCCGCGCCGGCCACGAGCCCCACGGACGTGACGGTGACGCACGGGAAGCTCACGCCGGACGCCGTCGTGGCCCCGCCCCCTGGACCCGCGCTCCGGGTCAGCCAGCCCGTACTCCCCATCGACGAGCTGCGGCGCATCTTCGGCGAGCTCGCGCTCGGCATCTTCGCGCTTCACGCCTCGCGGAAGTTCCACTGCGACATCAAGCCCCGCAACGTCATGGTGGAGAAGACCGGGCGCGTGGTGCTGCTCGACTTCGGTCTCGCGAGCGACCGCTCCGAGCCGTCCAACGGAGAGCTGGCCGGGACGCCCGCGTACATCTCCCCGGAGCAGCTCATGGGCCAGCCCAGCTCGGAGGCCACCGACTGGTACGCCTTCGGGGTGATGCTCTACGAGGCGCTCGCGGGCGGACAGTCCTTCCGGCGCGGCAAGCTGCGCGAGCAGGCGCACCAGGCGCCGCCGCCGCTGGAGCCCTCGCCCCTGGTGCCCGAGGACCTCCGGACGCTGGCCATGGACCTGGTGCAGGTGGAGCCCGCGCGCCGGCCCACGGGCCAGGAGGTGCTGCGGCGGCTGGGAATGACGGCGAGCGTCCCCTCCACCTCGCGGGCCCAGCCCCTCGTCGGCCGCGAGGGCCCCCTGGCGTCCCTGCTCGCCGCGTACGACGCCATGGCCTCCGGGCGGACCGTGGTGGTTCACCTGCACGGCCCTTCCGGCATGGGCAAGACGGCGCTGGTGCACGGCTTCGCCGAGGGGCTCGGCGCGCGGCGGCCGGGCAGCGTGGTGCTGAGCGGCCGGTGCTACGAGCGCGAGTCCGTGCCGTACAAGGGCTTCGACAGCCTCATCGACGCCCTCACCCGCTACCTGCGCACGCTGTCACCGCAGGCGGTGAAGGCGCTGGCCCCCCAGCACCTGCCGGAGCTGTTGCGCATCTTCCCGGTGCTGCGGCAGGTGGAGGCCTTCTCGAAGGTGGTGCCCACGGTGCTGGAGGCGGGCCGTGAGCAGCAGGAGCTGCGCCTTCGCGCCTTCCGCGCGCTGAAGGAGCTGCTGGCCCGGCTGGGAAGCACGACGCCCCTGGTGCTGCACCTGGACGACCTCCAGTGGGGGGACGCGGACACCGCGCGCGCGCTGAGCGAGCTGCAGGAAGCACCGGGCACGCCGCGCCTGCTGCTGATCTGCGGCTACCGCACCGGCGAGGGCATCGCCGCCGGGCTGCTGGAGGCGCACCGCGCGCTCGCCGCGGCCCCCGGCAACGCGCTCGACCTCCGGGAGGTTGCGCTGGCCCCGCTGTCCGAGGCGGAGGGCCGCGAGCTGGCGGCGGCGCTGCTGGGCCCGAACGCCACGGACGCGCGCGCGAGCACGCTCGCCCACGAGGCGCGGGGCAATCCCTTCTTCATCGAGGCACTGACGCAGTACGTGCTGGAGCAGGGCGAGGCGCCGCTCGCCCAGGGCGGGACGCCGACGCTGGAGCAGGTGGTGCTCGCCCGGGTGGGCAGGCTCGCGCCGGAGCCGGCGCGGCTCCTCTCCGCGGTGGCCGTGGCCGGCCAGCCGGTGCAGCGGGGGCTCGCGTTCCGGGCGGCGGCGCTGGACATGGACCCCCACACCCCGTGGACGCAGCTCCGGGCCTCGCACCTCGTCACCACGCACGGCCCCCGGGACGAGGACTCGGCGGAGTGCTACCACGACCGCATCCGCGAGGCCGTGTACGCGAGCCTCTCCCCGGAAGCGCTGAAGGCCAACCACCTGCGGCTGGCGGAGCTGCTGGAGGAGACGGGCAGCGCGGAGCCGGATCGGCTGGCGCGGCACTTCCGGAGCGCCGGCAGGCCGGAGAAGGCGGGCCCGTACGCGGCGAAGGCGGCGGACCGCGCCGCCAGCGCCCTGGCCTTCGAGCGCGCCGCGGCACTCTATGCCGAGGCGCTGGAGTGCAACCCTGACGACGCGGACCTGCTGGAGAAGCAGGCGGACGCCCTCGTCAACGCAGGCCGCGGCGCGGAAGCGGCACCCCTGTACGTGAAGGCGGCGGCGTTGGTGCGCGGCGACCGAGCCTTCGACCTGCGCCGGCGCGGCACCGAGCAGTACCTCGTCAGCGGACTGCTCGAGGAGGGCGAGGCCCTGCTGAAGCAGCTCTTGAAGGAGGTGGGGCTGCCCTACCCGTCCACCACCCTGCTGACGCTGGTGGGCATCCTCTTCCGCAGCGTGCAGTTCGTCCTCTTCGGCAAGCGCGTCCGTAACGTGGCCGCTGGCGAGGTGTCCCCGCTGCTGCGCCGACGGGTGAATGTGACGTGGAGCGCGGCCCGGGGCATGGCCGTGCAGGACATGCTGCGCATGGGCTACTTCACCGTGCGCAACGCCCTGCTGTCCGCCGAGGCGGGGGACGAGGTGCGCACGACCTATGGCCTCCTCGGGCTGGCGGCCGTGACGCTGTCCCAGGGAACGCCGAGCGACGTGAAGCGAGGGACGCGGTTCCTGGAGGAGGGCACGCGCCGGGTCGAGGCCCTGAACAACCCCGCCATGACCGGCTTCCTCAAGTGGATTCACGGCTCCGCGGAGATGATGGCGGGCAACTGGCGGAGCGCCGACACCATCCTCGCGGAGGGCATCCGCATCCTGGAGAACGAGGCCACCGGCGTCATCTCGGAGCTGGACAACCTGTACTCCTGCCGCGTGTACGTGCTGCGGATGCTGGGCGAGCTGCCGGAGCTGGCGGCCATCGGCAACCGCTGGCTGCGCTTCGCGGAGCAGAACCAGAACCGGTACGCGTCCGGGTGGATGCACATCCACCTGGCCCCCACGCGGGTGGCGGAGGACGCCCCGGCCGAGGCGCTGGCGAAGCTGGAGGCGCTGGCCAACGGGTGGACCGACCGGCGCTTCACGCCGCACAACCTCTACGCGGCGCTGGAGAGCGCGCGGTGCGAGCTGTACCAGGGCGCACCCGCGACGGCCTGGGAACGCCTGAAGAAGGTCTGGCCGGTGGCGGAGTCACACTTCCTGCTGGGGCAGATGTACTTCCGCATCTACGCGCTGCGCGTCCGCGCGGGGACTGCGCTGGCCATGGCCGCGTCGCGCCGTGCCGGGCGCGAGCCCTTCCGCGCCGCGGCCCGCAAGGACATCCAGGCGCTCGAGGCGCTGCGGCACCGGCCGGACGCACAGGCCGAGGCGCAGCTCCTGCGGGCGACGGAGGCGGCGCTGGACGGGAAGACGGCGGACGCGCTCCGGCTCCTGGACGGCGCCGAGGCCAGCTTCCAGCGCCTGGAGATGCCGCTGCATGCCGCCTCCGCCCGCAGGCGCAGGGGACAGCTCACCGGGGGTGAGGCGGGAGCACGGCTCATCGCGGAGGCGGACGCCATCCTGCGGGCAGCGGGCATCCGCGACCCGGCGCGATGGGTCGTCATGGAAGTCCCCGGCGTCCCCGCGACGTGA
- a CDS encoding TfuA-like protein produces MASPPPIVFLGPSLSRGEAEALLPGADFRPPVRRGDLYRARASGGSVFLIVDGVFMQQHAISPREIVDVVRDGAWVVGASSMGALRAAECWPAGMQGVGSIYRLFRRGSLTSDDEVAVVFDPESERPGSIALVNVRHAVARAVRQGQLLRSEAERLVRVAEETFYAERTWRTLLARAGFKDGKQLERRLSGWDLKAEDARRGLRYVARRLSTPPGRARGARRKRAEPGLAPRTREQGPDALAGLNAVTLRRELARWHLVSGRYTRHALVISAASPEWGFSERLRMTGSAASVLAAPLLLSTMRGAPARFAATKKEQEGLGSLLALRLVLAELWRLFITHEALFAARLWQQLSLSHELDAEVFRWRAIHEAAARARAVKLEVRPRDRHLARQEVAHAHGFDTWEELEHTAREREWWSSFLDYVETRALSMRMRGAP; encoded by the coding sequence ATGGCCTCCCCTCCCCCCATCGTCTTTCTCGGGCCCAGCCTGTCACGCGGTGAAGCGGAGGCGCTGCTGCCAGGAGCCGACTTCCGCCCTCCCGTCCGGCGTGGAGACCTCTACCGCGCACGCGCGAGCGGTGGCTCGGTCTTCCTGATTGTCGACGGCGTCTTCATGCAGCAGCACGCCATCTCACCCCGGGAGATTGTCGATGTGGTGCGGGATGGGGCGTGGGTCGTGGGAGCGTCCAGCATGGGGGCCCTGCGTGCGGCCGAGTGCTGGCCGGCGGGCATGCAGGGGGTTGGCTCCATCTACCGCCTGTTCCGCCGCGGGAGCCTGACCTCCGACGACGAGGTGGCCGTCGTGTTCGACCCGGAGTCCGAGCGTCCCGGCTCCATCGCGCTGGTGAACGTGCGCCATGCCGTGGCCCGCGCGGTGCGCCAGGGACAGCTCCTGCGCTCGGAGGCGGAGCGGCTCGTGCGGGTGGCGGAGGAGACCTTCTACGCGGAGCGGACCTGGCGGACGTTGCTGGCACGCGCCGGGTTCAAGGACGGGAAACAGCTGGAGCGGCGGCTCTCCGGCTGGGACCTCAAGGCGGAGGATGCGCGGCGTGGCCTGCGGTACGTCGCGCGGCGGTTGTCGACTCCCCCCGGCCGCGCGCGTGGCGCCAGGCGCAAGCGCGCGGAGCCTGGCCTTGCGCCACGCACGCGAGAGCAAGGCCCCGACGCACTCGCCGGGCTGAACGCTGTCACCCTGCGGCGTGAGCTCGCCCGGTGGCATCTGGTGAGCGGGCGATACACCCGCCATGCGCTCGTCATCTCAGCGGCAAGCCCGGAATGGGGGTTCTCGGAGCGGCTCCGGATGACCGGGTCAGCAGCCTCGGTCCTCGCGGCCCCGCTCCTGCTGTCCACGATGCGGGGGGCGCCAGCGCGATTCGCCGCCACGAAGAAGGAGCAGGAGGGGCTGGGCTCTCTGCTCGCGCTGCGGCTCGTGTTGGCCGAGCTGTGGAGGCTGTTCATCACGCACGAAGCCCTGTTCGCGGCCAGGCTCTGGCAACAGCTCAGCCTGTCCCATGAGCTCGACGCCGAGGTCTTCCGCTGGCGGGCGATTCACGAAGCCGCTGCGCGAGCGCGAGCAGTGAAGCTCGAGGTGCGGCCACGAGACCGACACCTCGCGCGGCAGGAAGTCGCCCATGCCCACGGGTTTGACACCTGGGAGGAGCTGGAGCACACCGCGCGAGAGCGGGAGTGGTGGTCCTCCTTCCTCGACTACGTGGAGACCCGCGCCCTCTCCATGCGGATGCGCGGAGCGCCGTAG
- a CDS encoding SagB family peptide dehydrogenase: MARALAALSPWLALRPGASFVQPRGGPARVRSSDGDVTLGALPTATVSALRLLKGQGAPEDAVLERAGLGGPEAAAHLHLVLRGLARRGLLRYGVHGRGGALATLEPLSELFELEPGPPPPAQALRLSRFAYVRQDGGALVLESPRVRARVHLAPAALPLLAALAAPTTARDAAHHARGNGRAARALVALLARARLLVAADAAGDTDEEHHPALRLWEFHDLLFHTRTRRLLHGQRLGATHRLAGHVSPLPAVLPPRAPLLPLPRPDLDALTREDPSFTAVLERRRSERRHGATPLTRAQLGELLFRAARVRELHRGGPEERSRRPAPSAGALHPLEIYAVVGACEGLAPGLYRYEPRSHGLEPRSGPTRDVRALLADARQGRSPVQVLLVLAARFQRVSYKYEGFAYACLLKDAGVLLQTLTLAATAMGLASCMVGWGNPDTFERAALTLGEEESSVAELVIGSAPTARSPPGA, encoded by the coding sequence ATGGCCCGGGCCCTGGCCGCCCTCTCGCCCTGGCTCGCCCTTCGCCCCGGCGCGTCCTTCGTCCAGCCACGGGGAGGGCCCGCGCGGGTGAGGAGCAGCGATGGCGACGTCACCCTCGGCGCCCTGCCCACTGCCACCGTGAGCGCCCTCCGGCTGCTGAAGGGGCAAGGCGCTCCCGAGGACGCGGTGCTGGAGCGCGCGGGCCTGGGAGGGCCGGAGGCGGCGGCCCACCTGCACCTGGTGCTTCGGGGGCTCGCGCGACGGGGGCTGCTGCGCTACGGCGTCCACGGACGAGGGGGCGCGCTCGCCACGCTGGAGCCCCTGTCGGAGCTCTTCGAGTTGGAGCCTGGGCCGCCGCCGCCAGCGCAGGCGCTGCGCCTGTCCCGCTTCGCGTACGTCCGCCAGGACGGCGGGGCGCTCGTGCTGGAGAGCCCCCGCGTCCGCGCGCGCGTCCACCTCGCCCCCGCGGCCCTTCCCCTCCTCGCGGCGCTCGCCGCTCCCACGACGGCACGCGATGCGGCGCACCACGCACGAGGAAACGGCCGCGCGGCGAGGGCGCTGGTGGCCCTGCTCGCCCGGGCCCGGCTGCTGGTGGCGGCGGACGCGGCGGGGGACACCGACGAGGAGCACCACCCCGCGCTGCGGCTCTGGGAGTTCCACGACCTGCTCTTCCACACCCGCACCCGCCGCCTGCTCCACGGCCAGCGCCTGGGCGCCACGCACCGCCTGGCGGGCCACGTCTCCCCCCTCCCGGCCGTCCTCCCTCCCCGCGCTCCCCTCCTCCCCCTGCCCCGGCCGGACCTGGACGCGCTCACCCGCGAGGACCCGTCCTTCACCGCCGTGCTGGAGCGCCGCCGGAGCGAGCGCCGCCATGGCGCCACACCCCTCACCCGCGCCCAGCTCGGCGAGCTGCTCTTCCGCGCCGCCCGCGTGCGGGAGCTGCACCGCGGTGGGCCCGAGGAGCGCTCCCGGCGCCCGGCCCCTTCCGCCGGGGCCCTCCACCCCCTGGAGATCTATGCGGTGGTGGGGGCATGCGAGGGCCTCGCGCCCGGCCTCTATCGCTATGAGCCGCGCTCTCACGGCCTGGAGCCTCGCTCGGGGCCGACCCGGGACGTGCGGGCGCTGCTCGCGGACGCGCGCCAGGGCCGCTCGCCCGTCCAGGTGCTGCTCGTGCTCGCCGCCCGCTTCCAGCGCGTCTCGTACAAATACGAGGGCTTCGCCTACGCCTGCCTGCTCAAGGACGCGGGCGTCCTCCTGCAGACGCTCACCCTGGCCGCCACCGCCATGGGCCTTGCCTCCTGCATGGTGGGTTGGGGCAATCCCGATACCTTCGAGCGCGCCGCCCTCACCCTGGGAGAGGAGGAGTCGTCTGTCGCGGAGCTGGTCATCGGCAGCGCGCCGACGGCCCGCTCACCTCCCGGGGCCTGA
- the lanM gene encoding type 2 lanthipeptide synthetase LanM, with protein sequence MSGDVARWGHGEASRRALETLLRGAARASESALAAWEGPPGQSAMAGLLAAADAELGRVLARAEARVLPSARRDLVLLLSGRLLRACVKVLALEWRSQEALGLGGGLDSCVDSWRERFRAYPVLVERMGGTFLRWRAHVRELLSRLAADREPLGRALWEGRAPGALAHVEGDAGDLHAGGRSVAVLRFEDGRRVVYKPKDLRVTRAVLDLYTLLNGAGLPLGLHVHAVLCRRGHAWEEYVAAEPCRTAEGVERFYLRAGMLARLMQLLEAQDLWLDNLVAHGEHPVLVDLEMVLQPRRAGRAPGAARRAAEDFLSESVAPLGLLAAPLGIIPGVPAEDLGALTPARAFLIPRPCEPVRDALEGLRRPCRNGYTVETHARHAPDFEGRPGRAAEHLEALREGYRAMHATLRANRAGLDANTGPLRELARLPVRYVHRDTWTYHRILEVLTEPRVLASEEVQAEELGGLLRSGDDQPRARALKAVAREELEALRALEIPYFTCHPGNDALLGPGGQQVRARFFEGTALGRLRARLRTLDTFPLARHDALFRSTLASGRHEVAPPPRPPLRRGGRVPDWLAEAISLGDFLLRESFARDGGLAWLGLRNEPLYTLRQLDVVGPDLLSGSAGVAIALAELAAASGLPRFRDAALAALEPARASLNQDGEGPWTRAPDGTVEVGAFRGIGARLYALHRCGAALGLPALDREARARARTLPVERLAEQASLDLVTGAPGLLLALRACRATGPARRLAKALERRLGRGAPLTAFHVPGLPDAASALALCGLRAPGAAPERGQPVGSETSGVLLSRIALASGAARGRTEVLAEVRRVLRRAEPGSACLEALELALTAGRELHEPALLHEALRPGRLLVAGHRLHGRWFPDRLEADEHDLSVLGGLCALLRALLGLHRPVTWTSLRLVRPSEVI encoded by the coding sequence GTGAGCGGCGACGTGGCGCGGTGGGGGCACGGCGAGGCCTCCCGGCGGGCGCTGGAGACGCTGCTGCGCGGAGCGGCCCGCGCCTCCGAGTCGGCCCTCGCTGCCTGGGAGGGTCCCCCCGGCCAGTCCGCCATGGCGGGGCTGCTGGCGGCGGCGGACGCGGAGCTCGGGAGAGTCCTCGCTCGCGCCGAGGCCCGGGTGCTGCCCTCCGCGCGCCGGGACCTGGTGCTGCTCCTCTCGGGGCGGCTCCTGCGCGCCTGCGTGAAGGTGCTGGCCCTGGAGTGGCGGAGCCAGGAGGCGCTCGGCCTTGGCGGTGGGCTGGACTCCTGCGTGGACTCATGGCGGGAGCGCTTCCGCGCCTACCCCGTCCTGGTGGAGCGGATGGGCGGCACCTTCCTTCGCTGGCGCGCCCACGTCCGGGAGCTGCTCTCCCGGCTCGCGGCGGACCGGGAACCGCTGGGCCGGGCCCTGTGGGAAGGACGCGCCCCGGGTGCCCTCGCCCACGTGGAAGGCGACGCGGGAGACCTGCATGCGGGGGGCCGCTCTGTGGCGGTGCTGCGCTTCGAGGACGGCCGCCGCGTCGTGTACAAGCCCAAAGACTTGCGCGTCACCCGCGCGGTGCTGGACCTGTACACCCTGCTGAATGGCGCCGGCCTGCCCCTGGGGCTCCATGTGCACGCCGTGCTGTGCCGCCGCGGCCATGCCTGGGAAGAGTACGTCGCCGCGGAGCCCTGCCGGACGGCCGAGGGGGTGGAGCGCTTCTACCTGCGCGCGGGCATGCTCGCGCGCCTCATGCAGTTGCTGGAGGCGCAGGACCTCTGGCTCGACAACCTGGTGGCCCACGGCGAGCACCCCGTCCTCGTCGACCTGGAGATGGTGCTGCAGCCCAGGCGGGCGGGACGCGCGCCCGGCGCGGCGAGGCGGGCGGCGGAGGACTTCCTGTCCGAGTCGGTGGCGCCCCTGGGCCTGCTGGCCGCGCCACTCGGCATCATCCCGGGCGTGCCCGCGGAGGACCTCGGCGCGCTGACACCCGCGCGCGCCTTCCTCATTCCCCGCCCGTGCGAGCCGGTGCGCGACGCGCTGGAGGGCCTGCGCCGGCCCTGCCGGAACGGCTACACGGTGGAGACCCATGCCCGTCACGCGCCTGACTTCGAGGGGCGTCCGGGGCGGGCGGCGGAACACCTGGAGGCGCTGCGCGAGGGCTACCGGGCGATGCACGCCACGCTGCGCGCCAACCGCGCCGGCCTGGATGCGAACACGGGTCCCCTGCGCGAGCTGGCCCGCCTGCCGGTCCGCTACGTCCACCGGGACACCTGGACGTACCACCGCATCCTGGAAGTGCTGACGGAGCCGCGCGTGCTCGCGAGCGAGGAGGTCCAGGCGGAGGAGCTGGGCGGGCTCCTGCGCTCCGGCGACGACCAGCCGCGAGCACGGGCCCTGAAGGCGGTGGCCCGCGAGGAGTTGGAGGCCCTGCGCGCGCTGGAGATTCCGTACTTCACCTGCCACCCCGGGAATGACGCGCTCCTGGGGCCTGGAGGACAGCAGGTCCGCGCGCGCTTCTTCGAGGGCACCGCGCTGGGGCGCCTCCGGGCGCGGCTGCGGACGCTGGACACCTTCCCGCTCGCGCGCCACGACGCCCTGTTCCGGTCCACGCTGGCCAGCGGTCGTCATGAGGTGGCGCCGCCCCCGCGTCCGCCGCTGCGGCGCGGAGGACGCGTCCCGGACTGGCTCGCTGAGGCCATCTCCCTCGGCGACTTCCTGCTGCGCGAGTCGTTCGCGAGGGACGGCGGGCTCGCCTGGCTCGGGCTGAGGAACGAGCCGCTCTACACCCTCCGCCAGTTGGACGTGGTCGGACCGGACCTGCTCTCGGGCTCGGCGGGCGTGGCCATCGCTCTGGCGGAGCTGGCCGCGGCCAGCGGGCTCCCCCGGTTCCGGGATGCGGCGCTCGCGGCGCTGGAGCCGGCGAGGGCCTCGCTCAATCAGGACGGCGAGGGGCCCTGGACGCGCGCACCCGACGGCACCGTCGAGGTGGGCGCGTTCCGCGGCATCGGCGCGCGGCTCTACGCCCTGCACCGCTGCGGCGCCGCGCTCGGGCTGCCTGCGCTTGACCGCGAGGCGCGTGCCCGGGCCCGGACGCTCCCCGTGGAGCGACTGGCGGAGCAGGCCTCGCTCGACCTGGTGACGGGGGCTCCGGGACTGCTGCTCGCGCTGCGAGCCTGTCGCGCCACCGGACCCGCCCGGCGGCTGGCGAAGGCCCTGGAGCGGAGGCTCGGCCGCGGTGCCCCGCTGACCGCCTTTCACGTCCCGGGACTGCCGGACGCCGCCAGCGCCCTCGCGCTCTGCGGGCTGCGGGCGCCCGGGGCCGCACCCGAGCGAGGGCAGCCGGTGGGAAGCGAGACGTCCGGCGTGCTGCTCTCACGCATCGCGCTGGCAAGCGGAGCGGCGCGGGGCCGCACGGAGGTGCTCGCGGAAGTCCGTCGTGTGCTCCGGCGGGCGGAGCCAGGCTCCGCGTGCCTGGAGGCCCTGGAGCTGGCGCTCACGGCGGGGCGGGAGCTGCACGAGCCGGCACTGCTCCATGAGGCCCTCCGCCCTGGCCGGCTGCTGGTGGCTGGCCATCGCCTTCACGGGCGCTGGTTTCCGGACCGCCTGGAGGCGGATGAGCACGACCTCTCCGTCCTCGGAGGGCTCTGCGCGTTGCTGCGCGCCCTGCTCGGCCTCCACCGGCCCGTGACGTGGACCTCACTCCGGCTGGTCCGGCCGAGCGAGGTGATATGA